Part of the Ostrinia nubilalis chromosome 25, ilOstNubi1.1, whole genome shotgun sequence genome is shown below.
catttaaatcacaccagtattaaaaaagatatcccggctgatgtgaagaagtaacgaaaaagacatgtatgaactgtttgatacgtcgcgagttgcagCCTATTtagcccctataaaagcacgtgtttttagatttttgctttcacacgttgattcatacacatctccgcttcttttgacactttacctgggattctacaccttcagaagcagcacaaatcgttgcactattgcaagaagggctcagccagcaagctgtcgcacgtcagcgccacataagccagtcctgggtttcgaaagttttaagacgctttcgggagactggtggctttatcccgagaccaagttctgaacagcgccggcgcacatcgcagagggaagaccgttttttcatgtcaacctctctataaaatcgtcatttgactggaatcgacgtccagtaagagctcagaaatgttcgtaggatagctgttagcgagtagacagtttgtctaagacataagcaatagaatttaactccaaaaaggcctgccactggctcgaaactgacggcaggtcaccgataagcaccctttcaatttgctcgtacacatctcgatgggaaggcgagtaatggaggcgagttctgttctccgatgaatgcaaactgtgtttgcagggcagcagtcgaagaggtcgggtttataggcggcctgaggagcgatttgtgcagtgctggttcgctgaaacagtggcttatgggggtggcttgctcgacttaacatcgagatgtgtacgagcaaattgaaagcgtgcttatcggtgacctgctgtttccagcctgtggcaggcctttttggagttaaattctattgcttatgtcttagacaaactgtctactcgctaacagctatcctacgaacatttctgagctcttactggacgtcgattccagtcaaatgacgatttcatagagaggttgacatgaaaaaacggtcttccctctgcgatgtgcgctggcgctgttcagaacttggtctcgggataaagccaccagtctcccgaaagcgtcttaaaactttcgaaacccaggactggcttatgtggcgctgacgtgcgacagcttgctggctgagcccttcttgcaatagtgcaacgatttgtgctgcttctgaaggtgtagaatcccaggtaaagtgtcaaaagaagcggagatgtgtatgaatcaacgtgtgaaagcaaaaatccgaaaacgcgtgcttttatagggggtaaataggccgcaactcgcgacgtatcaaacagttcatacatgtctttttcgttacttcttcacatcagccgggatatctttttaaatactggtgtgatttaaatgaatttggtatcaatttaaagataaaagttttatctttaaaatggtgccactttttttgttcctaacaaattcgttagtacacaagttcgcgtggaaacaacttcatgtaagtgattccatacttttgctcgcgagtgtagttgtGGCTCAGAATGTGGCAGCGTCTCCATTTGCCGCCGCGGGTCGAGGCAGCCGCTCAACCCGAGGCTGCCTCTGGTGGAGATCCGGCTGTACAATATTTCCCATTTCCTAACGTGTTtctggggcagcaaggttctggagacTGGAGTGAaggacccacaaggtggacccacAAACTCAtaagggtagcaggaaggcgctggatgcaggccgctaccaaaagtgcaatgtggaagtcattggaggaGGATTGAAcatagttcagcagtggacgtcctgtggctgaaataatgatgatgaatgtttcTCCTTACCAGGTCGCGACGGCGAGCAGATGTTCGAGTTCGACGGCGAGACGTCTGCCACGGTGCCGGAGGCTCTGGCACCGCACTCGCTGCCCGGCACCTTCAGCCTGTCCGCCTGGCTGCggcacgcgcccgcgcccgaCCACGACAAGCACCGCAAGGAACACGTGCTGTGCCTCGCCGATGACCACAGTGAGTACTCCTCGGATCTTCAGACGGCGTGGCTTGTCAGTCCTCCCTCTCGAGGCATGCTTCGTTAGTCTTTCCTATCCCTTAGGTGGTGAAGCTCGCCAGTCTTTCCTCTTCCTCAGTCCAAACGGCGTGCCTCTTCAAACCTCCCTTTACCCCACGTGCTGTGCCTCGCCGACGACCACAGTGAGTACTCCTCGGCTCTCCAGATGGAGCAGTAACTGGATCGCGCTGCGCGGGTTCGCACACTCCTGGCACACAATCAGGCGAAGTTATGAGAAGAAGTGATGACATTTATCAACGAAagcagcccgacgcgaagtaccgtatttgtggtgtcaagccccagaagggggagaattgactacgagaagggacatggatcagagaaatttgtagggagtcgagcaaagcgcccggggaaaaaagcccagagcaagtacccgcgccctctcccgagattcggttcgtacgccgtgTGGCAGGAAGAACTATGGGTGGTGGTGGGCTCTCCAGACGGCATGTCTCATCAGTCCTCCCCATCGAGGCATGGCTCGTCAGTCTTCTCTCTCCCTTAGGTGGCCTCTTCAAACCTCCCTTTACCCCACGTGCTGTGCCTCGCCGATGACCACAGTGAGTACTCCTCCGCTCTTCAGACGGCGTGGCTTGTTAGTCCGCCCCTTACCACACATGATATGGCTCATCAGCCACCCCCTCCCTCTGGCAGTGTGCCTCGCCAGTCCTTCCCCTTCGCCAGGCAGCTCGTTTCACCAGTCCTCCTACTCCCCTACGTGATGTGGCTCGCCAGTGTGATTTGGGCTCGTTAGTCCCCCTTTCCCCAGGGACGTAACTTGCCAGTTCTTCCCCTCCGTGATACCACATTAAGGAGGGGGAGAACTGGCGAGTTACCAATCTCTTTCCCCACATTGACGTGGCTTGCCAGCAGTCCTCCCTCTCCCCTCGTGGCTCACCAGTCTTCCCCTTCTCCAAGCGGCGTTCTTTAGAAATCCTCCCCCTCCTGCAAGCAATATACATGACAATGATGGCCATGAAAGCCAGTTTGTGCCTCTGCAGCTCTGTAAAgtaaaatagaaagaaagaaagaaagaaaagaaagaaagaaacatttattgccatggacatcacagaagacaaaagatgtaaataatagaaaaaaaaagtaaataagacataggtgacataaaacatacaatgaaagtgaaagtaaaactgagcagtgccagcCTGTCAAAATACTGTCAAAAGTGGCACCAACTGATGGACGCTGAAGCCGACTGCATTTGCAGTCACCacgatggcgccactgtaaagtgcactcgccagtggcgccaactaatGAACGCAAATGACTTAGTTTATTTAATTACCAGTTATAACCGTCTTTTCTCTTTCCAGAAATGAACCGGCACCACTACGCGCTGTTCGTGCGCAACTGCCGCCTGATCCTGCTGCTGCGCCGCGACTTCGGCGAGGGCGACCTCAACATCTTCCGCCCTGCCGAGTGGCGCTGGAAGATCCCCGAGGTGAGGACCTTGGACATTGCTTAAAggctggtccgtgagcacgtagaattttgtccaatgaccccaagctacccatccttatcgctcgcgcgtaattatgtttgttgctgtcgcgctcgcacactcactgcgggcgcccgtcgcacagtcgcgcaacataattacgcgcgagcgataaggatgggtagcttggggtcattggacaaaattctacgtgctcacggaccaggctttacaataTTTATGTAGATTGTTAATCGTAggtattgtatatttttttgatgatgatgatgataaattcaTACGGCTGATTTCGGCCATAACGATCACAtcgactcctagctgtcttgaCGGCGCTGGTGcacccgaagatggcttacgtagccaATCTtcttttcatgatttttttaagaAGTCCTTAAAgctgtgacgcgccccgcgacgcatcgacagccctagcaccgagcacgaagattttgacaaccctacggctgcgcggccgcacgccgcacggaccgagctaatatatgagacggcggcgaccgcgggcgcctagcattcgctcgggagccattgcaacagccagacgttcgcgcgcgcgtctatcgttccctcggctgcattgcacagagtccctagcgaatagctatccacattgttcccactaaccttgactgttcgactctggcttgattCGGTACCTCGATAACTCGGTCGGTGATCTAATTGTCGATTCGAGACGTTTTACCGCTGATAGCCTACCGGTTCTAATCcctaccgagtagtgcatgagatactcattcccgacctgcggtagcaatcctgctgccacccttcctgaacttcacaccccctcgccacgtaggtccaacgcctttcccctGTGGTCGCGCTCACCTGAGGGCTTCGGcctctggctcgagctaattgggccacatcctacccccttagttataagtatccagactaacactcgctaaacctcgcacagggcgccgcccctctcgcggatacgtaaactagtctcgggacgcgaaccgggcgcgtcgctatccctcttgtcatagtagatttgcaattgtggaataacttgctcattatttaaataatagtaatttagaatcagtgaaactagaataagcaaactattgtggaacctgaattataaagtgccattgtgttattgattgtgcgtttccttggtcgaatatccctgtaggcatcctggataggtacacatccctcatcgcagaaggcgaactgggatttagtactaaacagcggggtgtcagactgagctagctaagacgccccgttgcaaagCAGTTCTCACACCAGACCCACCAATACAGCCCGACCGGTTTGATTTTTAAAGAATCATGTCGGCGACTTCTACTCGCGCGTGTCTTGTACCACCACGTCGGCGACACGTTTGCGACTTGCGCTCGTGCTCATTTTGTCCGTCGACATTATCATCCAATCGCTGATATCGTGCCGCTAACAAAAATATAGAATTTTGATCATCGGCACGATATTCGCCAACAAAGAAGTCGACGACTCATGTCGGCGGGTTAGCGGCTTTGGTTTGGTAGACTAGGAGCATGACCCTCTCCATTTTACCAGGAGCAAATGAGATACCTACATTCCCACGCTGTCCAGGCGGTTTGAGGGGGCCTGACGGGCTGAAATGATGTAGGTGTAAAGATCGAGCCAATGGTTACCGTATTGTGTTTCCCAGGTGTGCGACAACGAGTGGCACCACTACACGGTGAACGTGCGCTTCCCGTCCGTCGAACTGCTGGTGGACGGCGCGCCGCTGAGGCCCGAGCGCGCGCCCGAGGTCATCGACGACTGGCCACTCCACCCTGCACATGGCATCAACACCACGCTGGTTGTAGGAGCCTGCTGGCAAGGTAGGCTCCTTTAGTGTTATATAGGGGTGGACGACGTGGCGCTTTCGTTACTATCAGCACTCCTTGAAGAAGGATAGCACCGCGTTGGCGCCTACTAGCAAGGTCAAGCTCCTCAGGGCACCACTACAGGGTCACGGCGCGCGCCCGAGGTCATCGACGACTGGCCGCTCCACCCTGCACATGGCATCAACACCACGCTGCTTGTAGAAGCCTGTTGGCAAGGTAGGCTGGCTCTTGACAACTTTTAGCTACTTTCGTGCACTCGTGGAGTagaccattgagtgcggttttgacctgATCAGTCCAGCGAAAGGGTGACCTGTCACGCGCTCTCGTGCCCTCAACCGTCCCCTGCAGAAAGGCTGCAATGCGGGaagaatggcgacggattgtggaGCTTGCCACCAAACCAGGTGTAACgatgatgaagaagaagaagacttaCCCTCGTCACTCTCAGCATCCCTTGGAGAAGGATTATTGAACGAGACGGCATCAACACCATATGACCCGTGGTCGCAGGCGACCACGGGTCATATGGTCATACTGGTACATACAGCAGCCTGAGCGCGTGACTCTCGCTTGACCCTCTCCCTCATATCCCTCGTTCCCACCCTTCAGTTCTCCCTCTTTCAgttgggaacgagagatgggaatagtcccgatacTCTCGTCACTATCGGCACCCCTTGGATAAGGATAATAATTAAACGACACGGCATCAACACTACGCTAGTTGTGGGCGCCAGCTAGCAAGGTATTCAGGCCTTCGAGAACTACTTACTCTTCAGAGTTTTAACACCTCTTAGAAAACAGCACATGAGATGATACACTTGTCCTGGCAAGGTCCTTGTAATtcgtaataattgtaatccttGTAATAGCAAAAGCTTTAACAAATGAATAACTGACCTTTTCTCCCCAGGCACTGAGAGCGAGATGCGTCACGGGCTCCGCGGCTGGCTAGCTGGTCTAGGGTTGTTACGTGGTGCGGTGCAGCCTGCGCGAGCGCTCGCCTGCCTCGCCAAGTGCCGCGAGGGACTGAGTCTGGCGCCTGATCTATGTGAGTACCTGTATCAATGATAGCCtccactaaggcccagaacagacggtgaaacgcaactgcaacgaaactgcaactgctacctagttacttttgagttgcatctaagtttctgccatagcgtccgttgagagaccacacttTCAAACTGGtagcgtcatgtgtggtctcaacGGTGCTCACGCACGAAGGTATTCGAAAGAAGATGTACATACTCAATGAAGAAATAAGACTGACCGACCTGTATTGTGAAATCAAGTTAAGGGGGTACGCAGAGGCCCAGAATGAAGCAAATTTACACAGAAGATGCTTGTTCACTCGTGCTTTAAAAGTTTTAGGGCCTCTTCACTGTAGAATTGCactctattgaatatacagaaaaaagccaccgtaaaagttagacttacgttataccaatctgatttttataaatcatatttgggcaataattagaagtagttttcccaacagccagacagttttgacatttCCAACTCCtggccagacagttttttttagggtagctgccaaagccacgatgacccaaacttcataattcaccaacattctatcctatattgagAGAAtatgctgacaaactttcagcttttataaaatgacgtaggtctggcgttcactagctcttagtctactagCATTTGTCCAGCGTAGGCTTTTGATGAAATTATGCGTAGCGCAGATAAGACACTCGCGACGCAGCGTATGCGCTGCAGTTCAAATTTACTACTTGGTGTCATTATTaggcatttatttttaaagtactaTGTATAACTACAGCGTAACTCAAACTAAACTACGATTATTTCTGTAGACCTGCGCTCTGTGTCGGTGGAGGGTGACGGCGTGGCTGACGTAGAGACACTGCTGAGACGAGTGGCCTACGGGGACGCGCGCCCCTTCCCAACGCCCGGCCGCCGCAACGTGCATTTGGATACCACCATCACGTGAGTTGAACGTTTGAGAAAGAACCCATGACGGTTCGCTTCATCCAGAGGATGCACACTGTTGGAGAAAGGTCTCCCCTGAGGATATTTGCAACAGGTGGCCCTGCGTGCCTACATCTAGATGCTTCCCTCCACAacgactaaagcctggtccgtgagcacgtagaatcctgtccaatgaccccaagctacccatccttatcgctcgcgcgtatgcgacgcgcgcccgcagtgaatgtgctcacggaccaggctttagtcataagtgccactagtggtctaaattgattaaaatatttttgattttgattgaacgACTGGCCCCGCGGTGCCTGCATCTCCAGATACGTCTCTCAACAACTTTTCTGCCCTCATTTATAAATTGTACGAGCTATGTTCCCCCTGAATGTCATTTATTGCCAATAATAAGTTAACTGCTGCTAATTTTTTTAACAtcgaataaaaatataatttaaaggaATAgcctttaaattatattttagcaGAAAATAAACCTCATCTGACCTCATGTTCTCCCAGCTGCGACAACGGGCGCATCATCAAGGCGCGTCCCGCCGAAGCGTACATCATGGTCCTGCAGCCGCAGACGCCGAGCATCCTGCTGAACGGGACGGCGGACGCGGCGCGCGACTACGCGCACTTTCGTGCTGGCTTGCGCGTGTTTCCGGATCTGCGCGTGCACGTGCTCGCGCGCGACCACGACGTGCTCAGAGGTCAGTGGCCTGGTGGGAAGATGCTACAACTCGAGTTGTATttgcacctggcagccgtgacgtcatgtCGACGCTCTGGCatggacggggcgaacgcggggaagTCTGCGGGTAACTCAGAGGAGAGTcgcactaaagcctggtccgtgagcacatagaattttgtcctatgaccccaagctacccatccttatcgctcgcgcgtaattatattgctgtcgcgactgtgcgacgcgcgcccgcagtgagtgtgcgagcgcgacagcaacataattacgtgcgagcgacaaggatggccagcttggggtcattggacgggattctacgtgctcacggaccaggctttagttagcGCGATCGGATTGTAGTAAACGTATGATGTGGAGCGAGGGTAGTTTGTAGTTTATAGGGGCTAGTTTGAGACGAAAACGTGCTCAGAGATCAGTGGACTGTTAGAAGATGGCGCTAGTATGATCTGTTACGAGGATAGTTTACATCCATTTGATAGCGCTAAAGATGGCTGCGGCAAAGGTGGTCACAAGATTATTCGTGCTGGTTCGGGACTACGACGTGCTTTGAAGTGGCGGTAACTGCTGGGCGATGGAGCTGTATGATCTTTGATCTGGTGTGAAGTGTGGCAAGTGGCCTATAGGCACTAGTTTAAGACGACACGACTCATTCAATGAAATTCAGTGAACTGGTGGGAGATGTCACATGAATTTCAGATGAAGGATGGACACAAGAGGTTCGAGACCAACACGTGCTTAAAGATGAGCGGACGATTGGGCTTGGTCACAAGATTTCACGTGCTGGTTCGAGACCACGTCGTGCGTAGAAATCAATGGCGGTAACTGCCGTCAGATGGTAGTGAATGTGTGATCTGTAGCAAAGATCAGTGGTGTAAACTGTCGAGAGATGGCGCTAAAGGTATAAACGGATTTAAAGGAAAAAAATTTAATCTTACCCACCAAGAGGAGAAATATTGATAGGAACTAGTGGAATAGGGGGATTGGATACATCAACTCGTATAGATAGCAGTGCCTTGTTGTAACCAGAGATGGCGCTGGGTGCGAGTTAATTTGCACAAGTGTGGATAATTGGCTGATTTCAATTGCTggtcaattatttttagtgctaACAAATTACGCTAAAAAGGACACAAATTGCTCTTGACACTTTTAATGCAGAGAAATGTATGTCTTGAAAAGTGACGTGATCGCTGAATATTCTCTAACATCTAACACCAACCTTCCACAGAAGCCGAGAGCCAGAAGCTGGACTCCTGCGTAGTATCGGTCTACCCGGCACTGAACCCGGACCACGAGGCGCTGTCGCTGCGGGACGCGGCCTCGCTGCCGAGCCGCTACGACATCCGCGCCGCCGTCACAAGGGACGGCGTCATCCTCACCGGCGCCGACACCGTCGCCAACTACGAAAAGGTTTGTAACAATAGCAGTGGTGTGATGTGAAAGAAAGGGTTAGTGAGACATAAAAATAGTAGTGAAACGTTGCTAAGGGAATGGGCACACGTATCCCACACAAAAAAACCGAGAGTTAGCTATTTTTTCCATATGTGAGTGTGTGAGTTTCCAAGAGTGATCCCTATCAGGGAGATTTCCTGGTTAAACTAGAAACTAgcttctaaggctgagttgcaccacctatctttgacGGTAActgtgacgataaccggtgttttttgtatggaatttgacagatttttgacgtttgtcaaagttaaagtaagatggtgcaacccaccctaagagGAGTTTGaactatagtccgatttttaattcgacggaattctgacagctgtcattttttgacaattcagatgtaataagccttttttgctttgaattattaataaataatatgaaatgaaatttcatcaagtacaacttacaagaatgaactattgtttgttgtgtcaattcaatgtacactaattattatgtacattttagagtttaaatagaaaaaaacgtgtttttaacacagtaaaacaacatattatcatttacgaaaatatgtattgatcatcaatcatcattatcgtcgtcataatcaacttggattataaaattggcatcttgttaaattggttattttatgaacctaagattttattaacaaaaggattttcataaaaaaggtttgtaacccatggattattggccagggagtccagtaatagaaaaataatttcccaattttttttgtaacttcaaaaatatgataataaaaattcaaataaccattttgaaatgatcagtacatttttaagccttagtttttcaagtgaaaccttaaattcaagaaagggttattttttaatttgtgaaaatgctctccattcataatgggaatgtttaaatgttgacaacacttctgaaatgtcaaaattccgtcgaattaaaaatcagagtttagtccgtcagttaacttatcaaaaaatactcgacacgtgtttttcactttttcaaactaatgaaaattcaaaGAGAAAGAAAGCACGCCAAAGATCAAAAGAAAAAGACCATGACGTCAAGGCGTGTTTAAAAATGTAGCACTGTGttgtcacgcggaatttcaacACCATAACTTGTTTTACTGACAAATAAAAtgtacgtgtccaatatttatGATAAAATCATATAAACTTTGAAAACAGTGTGAAAGAAATTTTTGATGTTTTTGCGCCCAATTCCCCAAACGAATTGCAACTTTATCGCTCTTACAATACGTCAGGTTCTGCTGGAGATCGAGTACAGCAACAAGAAGCCGGCGTACTACCTCAACCGCGTGTTCAAGCTCACCTGCTCGGAGCTCAACGGGCGCTTCACCAGCAACGAGTATGTGCAGACGGTGCGTATATTGAACTTTATGTCCTTTCGTTAAGGGACAAGTTTGCATTAAAACATGTGACCTCGGTGTCATTAGTCCATTTCATAGAAAATTTCCAACAAATATAGTACCtacatccggctcgaaggaccaggaaccAATaagatttgtaaatatttattttttatttttcaccaATGCAGTAGgtaactacatacaaaaaacgccagTGTAATGTGATTTTGAAATTACAACTGTCACATTTATAATGTTTACACTGCatagtccttcgagccggataaacACTTCCTAaagctatcatcatcatcatcataatttcagccatgggacgtccactgctgaacataggcctcccccaatgatttccacaatggccggttggtggcggcccgcatccagcgccttcccactacctttatgaggtcgtcggtccaccttgtgagtggaagTACAACGCTGCGCTTTCCGCTACGGTTCCTTACTGCCCCaacggccgtcagttctgcttactatatgccctgcccattttcacttcagcttgctaatccgtatTCGAAAGCTAtcaccgtaccctaatattataattttattacagtTAACGGTAGTCCACCCTCACATGTCTGGTGGTGAAGGCTTGTCCCGCGAGTTGCATCCGAGCGGCGTCGCCGACAAACTGGACAACGTTGCACGCGACAAACAGGTGACAGGCACCAACACATTATTATCTAAGGTTTTGGAAaaataagagcgctttcacatttaggcgactttaCTTTAGCAGCGCAACAGACGTgctgccgataatttcatactatatGACAACGGATATatctgccttcacattataaaaataccgcagccgcgctgctgtcgcgcttttTACGCCCTAATGTGAAGACGGCCTAAGAGCTGGTTAGGTTGGAAAGTGGTTTTCTTAAGAGTAACATTTACATCGGTAGCATTTCTCCACCGCAAAACAATGACAGcaaaactataatattatactcAAACTGTCAACGTGCCAGtcataccaggagttattctagTTATACCTGgagatacctacttgaaaaattgtaaacccattttcgcaaaatatatgatttgatttgatttgatagtaaaaattaaaaattcatgaaattcatttatttttgcaaataggctttaaaaaagcacttttacacgtcccaatattaaccctaccactgcttcgggacaataaatgggccagtgctgagaagaagcagcgcaagaaactcagtcactattctcagcctccttttcaagggtttacagtctttaaaatatacaaattatagtcataagcatcgatgcgagctaggtagttaaacattccaaacatttttatcttttatacaaTCATCAAATTTATAgtccctttttcattaaggtgcttttgatatgtgctttaaatttatgaatgggcaattctacaacagtttgtggtaatttattgaaaagttaaatacatttccccataaatgaattaccaatcttgtgcagtctgaagtttggtcgaatcgggtcTAAGTTGTACTAAGTATGTTATAGTGTAACTCACGTGGTTTCCAGGACGGGCACCACGCGCACGCGCACGACGGGCACGCGCTGGCACCGCGCGCGTACGCGGCGCACGCGCAGCGCGACGCGCACCAAGCCGACGTGCCCGCGCCGCGCCTCATCGACCTGCACCCCGAGCACGAGCCTAACAGTCAGTGCTGTTGTTTAATACACAGACATTTAcagctaaagtccggtcgccgagtacACAGAATGCTACGGGCATTCAATAgtcaaatctttattgcattccATATTGTACATTAAGGTCTTACACAATCTATAGTCTCAGACATAGAAATCCGGTTTGGGAATAGCAAAACTGTgttttacaaacatttatttattaattcggCATGCATATTAATGTTAGGAActtcataaatattgaaaaatcttATTTCGAACTGAAAATACTTGATGTCAAATGTTTACGATGTCAATTTACAATGTCAACAAACGATGCATGCataagtgaatcagcaaatcgaacgcacaacgttgaatggagctctgtgattggttcgtgtgtcaccctgtgcgatCACGCGCACTGGgatacctcatagtaatgtttgtgaatacgggcgagaatttcgtccaatgacccaagcttcccatccttatcgctcacgcgtaattatattgctgtcgcgcttgcacactcaactgcagccgcccgtcgcacagtcacgacagcaatataattacgcgcgagcgataaggatgggtggcttggggtcattggacgaaattctatctgctcgacgaccggactttagaattttattttgaatcttATACAATAAACAGCATTATTGTTATTCATCTTGGTAGATTCCCCTAATAACCGTGGTCCCATCGCTAACACCTACTGGTGGGTCcacaggtattttttttttttactgtagACCCACTGCAATAGTTTTCATTTACCCTATTCAATCTAGCTGGACCCACCGTCCACGAAATTTTTATTCCCCGTTGAGCCACTACACTAGAGATAATATCAAAAATATGCCTTTCTACCATCGTCCGACCGTTGTAAAAA
Proteins encoded:
- the LOC135084122 gene encoding calsyntenin-1; this translates as MIVRFLSVLCVGILVASVQNVEGNNDNEDIPYLELAEPEEGYHGLIRENETLVEVTPAIRARGPLCSFLILNNKHHGEAPFEIMVIDENEARLRVRFPLNCEKRRNYKFDIAAVGCDGSYSNTVPVHITVTDVNEFEPVFTQSSYVKAVDEGRIYDEIVRVEATDRDCTPRYGDVCKYEILTDRSQPFTIDNEGVIRNTEPLDYEKSHNHILSVVAYDCGMLQSAPVMVTIKVNKPCRAGWKGVAERVDYAPGSGPLALFPAARLEACSSDERCPGVTRIQAAVTLRASRAGSGCDRDTYSLHSQKTICGLDPKTIDLLPSPGAGNEWVKSLKPDTGRDGEQMFEFDGETSATVPEALAPHSLPGTFSLSAWLRHAPAPDHDKHRKEHVLCLADDHKMNRHHYALFVRNCRLILLLRRDFGEGDLNIFRPAEWRWKIPEVCDNEWHHYTVNVRFPSVELLVDGAPLRPERAPEVIDDWPLHPAHGINTTLVVGACWQGTESEMRHGLRGWLAGLGLLRGAVQPARALACLAKCREGLSLAPDLYLRSVSVEGDGVADVETLLRRVAYGDARPFPTPGRRNVHLDTTITCDNGRIIKARPAEAYIMVLQPQTPSILLNGTADAARDYAHFRAGLRVFPDLRVHVLARDHDVLREAESQKLDSCVVSVYPALNPDHEALSLRDAASLPSRYDIRAAVTRDGVILTGADTVANYEKVLLEIEYSNKKPAYYLNRVFKLTCSELNGRFTSNEYVQTLTVVHPHMSGGEGLSRELHPSGVADKLDNVARDKQDGHHAHAHDGHALAPRAYAAHAQRDAHQADVPAPRLIDLHPEHEPNNHVALLIGVVACGAVVALAAVGVARAARSPRPARPARPTRPDAEMAWDDSALTITVNPMDEAGGSCARHPAVADSSDGESCSDSESEHHSSSDEDDDDHVMAGKQHKYRNISQLEWDNSTM